In Aquila chrysaetos chrysaetos chromosome 17, bAquChr1.4, whole genome shotgun sequence, one genomic interval encodes:
- the MB gene encoding myoglobin gives MGLSDQEWQKVLAIWGKVESDLAGHGHAVLMRLFQDHPETLDRFEKFKGLKTPDQMKGSEELKKHGLTVFTQLGKILKQKGNHESELKPLAQTHATKHKIPVKYLEFISEAIIKVIAEKHSADFGADSQAAMKKALELFRNDMASKYKEFGFQG, from the exons ATGGGGCTCAGTGATCAGGAATGGCAGAAGGTCCTGGCCATCTGGGGAAAGGTGGAGTCCGACCTCGCCGGCCATGGGCATGCAGTTTTAATGAG ACTCTTTCAGGACCATCCCGAGACCTTGGATCGCTTTGAAAAGTTCAAAGGCCTGAAGACTCCTGATCAGATGAAGGGCtctgaagagctgaagaaaCATGGACTTACCGTGTTTACCCAGCTGGGCAAAATCCTGAAGCAGAAGGGTAATCATGAGTCAGAGTTGAAGCCCCTGGCTCAAACCCATGCAACCAAGCACAAAATCCCTGTCAAATATCTGGAG TTCATTTCTGAAGCCATTATCAAGGTCATTGCTGAAAAACACTCTGCAGACTTTGGGGCCGATTCCCAGGCTGCGATGAAGAAGGCCCTGGAGCTGTTCCGAAATGATATGGCCAGCAAGTACAAGGAGTTCGGTTTCCAGGGTTAG